From the genome of Thermococcus stetteri, one region includes:
- a CDS encoding DUF4097 family beta strand repeat-containing protein yields MIFENVKEVVIKAVNGKVEIEGWKDKRVEVNYTLHGDVDVKVEQRGSRLIVKEEPKKKLMNLFKSGWAEIHVKVPRNVIVNAKNVNGGLKARGTRFEEATTVNGEITLEECEVKKLSTVNGEIRAHLTVAGPLRASTVNGDIEITIEELEGDVEASCVNGDMTLRPTDFCDARIVAKAVHGDVELVGINPENPVIGTGDYEVKVSTVNGDVTVELV; encoded by the coding sequence ATGATCTTTGAAAACGTGAAGGAAGTTGTGATAAAGGCCGTGAACGGGAAGGTAGAGATCGAGGGCTGGAAGGATAAACGCGTGGAAGTGAACTACACCCTTCACGGCGACGTTGACGTGAAGGTCGAGCAGAGGGGAAGCAGGCTGATCGTCAAGGAAGAGCCGAAGAAAAAGCTCATGAACCTATTCAAGAGCGGCTGGGCAGAGATTCACGTAAAAGTTCCCAGGAACGTCATCGTCAACGCCAAGAACGTCAACGGGGGGCTGAAAGCGAGGGGCACCCGCTTTGAAGAGGCGACCACCGTGAACGGGGAGATAACTCTCGAAGAGTGCGAGGTAAAGAAGTTAAGCACGGTGAACGGTGAGATAAGGGCTCACCTAACGGTGGCAGGGCCGCTCAGGGCATCGACGGTCAATGGAGACATAGAGATAACCATAGAGGAGCTTGAGGGGGATGTAGAGGCGAGCTGTGTGAACGGCGACATGACGCTCCGCCCCACAGACTTCTGCGACGCGAGGATAGTGGCCAAGGCCGTCCACGGGGACGTCGAACTGGTTGGCATAAACCCGGAGAACCCGGTAATAGGCACCGGAGACTACGAGGTGAAGGTCTCCACAGTGAACGGCGACGTGACGGTTGAACTGGTCTGA
- a CDS encoding MFS transporter — MERGGSVGLNRNFWLFAIGRFVSQLGWAVQDVALPLYVLDKTHSGSMMTAFILAEMIPALIVMPFAGVVGDRYNRKLLMVGFDLIRGALLFGVIAFNLLKIHQLIVVQVVMAVMGAFFGSATSAMFPDLVEPDELERANSVTSSMNILARLIGPALGGFIYAIGGIRLAILINAVSFFGSGLFEILIKYEWKTRELESFFQVVEDLKEGISYLLSNRYLRTLMFFALFMIAFGQPFGAVLLPYSFREVLKFSSYQFGLLESAFMLGALAGNMLIGVKLGREAGKYLFHALLFDGIMILLFTWAISPLSSLDKTGAFIFLATINVLWGAIEAFFNVPLNAKIQRAVPSELRGRVFSAMAVMMHVSSPLGLLAVGPLLDRFPAWEVSLGLWTGMGVVVAYFWARHKKTLLADVRTVKVKEKNGSREVI, encoded by the coding sequence ATCGAGCGGGGTGGAAGCGTGGGCTTAAACAGGAACTTCTGGCTCTTCGCAATAGGCAGGTTCGTCTCCCAGCTCGGCTGGGCGGTGCAGGATGTGGCTTTACCCCTCTACGTTCTGGACAAAACCCACAGCGGTTCCATGATGACGGCCTTTATCCTGGCAGAGATGATTCCAGCTTTGATAGTCATGCCCTTCGCCGGGGTTGTTGGGGATCGCTACAACAGGAAGCTCCTCATGGTGGGCTTCGATTTGATAAGGGGTGCCCTTCTCTTCGGTGTTATCGCCTTCAACCTCCTCAAAATTCACCAGCTCATAGTGGTTCAGGTGGTAATGGCCGTCATGGGGGCGTTCTTTGGTTCGGCGACGAGCGCGATGTTCCCTGATCTGGTGGAGCCGGACGAGCTTGAGAGGGCAAACTCAGTGACCTCCTCTATGAACATCCTGGCGAGGCTCATTGGTCCTGCTCTCGGCGGCTTCATCTACGCGATAGGTGGAATTCGACTGGCTATCCTCATCAACGCGGTCAGCTTCTTCGGCTCGGGTCTCTTCGAGATCCTCATAAAGTACGAGTGGAAAACGAGGGAGCTGGAGAGCTTCTTCCAGGTAGTGGAGGACTTGAAGGAGGGAATCTCTTACCTGCTCTCGAACAGGTATCTGAGAACGCTCATGTTCTTTGCCCTCTTCATGATAGCCTTTGGACAGCCCTTCGGGGCGGTTTTGCTTCCCTACTCCTTCAGGGAAGTTCTGAAGTTCTCAAGCTATCAGTTCGGCCTCCTTGAGAGCGCGTTCATGCTCGGGGCCCTCGCCGGGAACATGCTGATAGGTGTAAAGCTCGGTAGGGAAGCTGGAAAATACCTCTTCCACGCCCTCCTCTTCGACGGGATAATGATACTCCTCTTCACCTGGGCGATAAGCCCTCTCTCCTCACTGGACAAGACGGGGGCGTTCATCTTCCTGGCAACGATCAACGTCCTCTGGGGGGCCATTGAAGCCTTTTTCAACGTCCCGCTGAACGCCAAGATCCAGCGCGCCGTTCCCAGCGAGCTCAGGGGGAGAGTGTTTTCGGCCATGGCAGTCATGATGCACGTTTCCAGTCCTTTGGGCCTCCTGGCGGTCGGGCCGCTCCTCGACAGGTTCCCGGCCTGGGAGGTTTCACTCGGCCTCTGGACGGGAATGGGAGTTGTAGTCGCCTACTTCTGGGCAAGGCACAAGAAAACCCTACTGGCTGATGTGAGGACTGTGAAGGTAAAAGAGAAGAATGGAAGCCGGGAAGTTATTTAA
- a CDS encoding cob(I)yrinic acid a,c-diamide adenosyltransferase encodes MSITTKTGDKGLTGLFTGDRVAKFSPIMEANGSIDELDSFIGEAKHHVPEEMVEILERIQVQLYDLMAELASKGKYSKVGEEDVKWLEELIHRYEEEVQLKSFVLPGSTVASAKLDICRTIARRAERKVAKLVLDYGFGQNALVYLNRLSDLLFIMARAIEKREGKLKEIK; translated from the coding sequence ATGTCCATTACAACGAAAACGGGAGATAAGGGCCTGACCGGCCTCTTCACCGGCGACCGCGTTGCGAAGTTCTCACCTATTATGGAGGCGAACGGGAGCATAGACGAACTTGACAGCTTCATCGGCGAGGCGAAGCACCACGTTCCGGAAGAAATGGTCGAAATCCTCGAAAGGATCCAAGTTCAGCTCTACGACCTCATGGCCGAGCTGGCGAGCAAGGGCAAGTACTCGAAGGTCGGCGAGGAGGACGTTAAGTGGCTCGAGGAGCTCATTCACAGGTATGAAGAGGAAGTCCAGCTCAAGTCCTTCGTCCTGCCCGGCTCAACCGTGGCCAGTGCAAAGCTCGATATCTGCAGGACGATAGCGAGGAGGGCCGAGCGGAAGGTTGCGAAGCTCGTCCTCGACTACGGCTTCGGCCAGAACGCGCTCGTTTATCTCAACAGGCTCAGCGACCTGCTCTTCATAATGGCAAGGGCGATAGAGAAGAGGGAGGGAAAACTGAAGGAAATTAAATAA